One Armatimonadota bacterium DNA window includes the following coding sequences:
- the gspE gene encoding type II secretion system ATPase GspE — MRIAEILQERVPLSDEQLRQALAVQRDTGQLLGEVVVNLGFCTPEKVQEAIAMQAGGDLVDIREGDLNPDVISLIPAELAYRHQALPLSVHDSTIRVAVADPFNVSAADDIRMVTGLSVDLLFADPQDIRRLVEEHYMRRMIADTADEEVQILEDSQDEIGDLERMAKEATVIKLVNLILRQAVQERASDVHVEPFEKGLRVRYRIDGMLHEISTPPKRLQSAIISRLKIMSNLDIAERRLPQDGRIKTKIGGREIDIRVSTVPTLYGESVVLRLLDRSAMSYSLEKVGMLETDFRRIEKLITLPHGMILATGPTGSGKTTTLYGALQRAYSPEKKIITIEDPVEYQLDGVNQIQVHARIGLTFANGLRHILRQDPDIIMVGEIRDPETAEIAIHSALTGHLVFSTLHTNDAAGAVTRLLEMDVEPYLVASSVEAVVGQRLVRLICPNCREPRRDADEVLSKLRQEEAELAGSRVLYKGRGCEQCKYRGYKGRTGIFEVLVVDDRIRSLVLSRAPAGAIRDSACDHGMTTLRHDGWAKVLAGLTTVEEVVRATQQDELETTD; from the coding sequence ATGCGAATTGCTGAGATTCTGCAAGAACGAGTGCCGCTTAGCGACGAGCAGTTGCGCCAGGCCCTGGCCGTGCAACGCGATACAGGACAGCTTCTCGGGGAAGTGGTCGTGAACCTTGGGTTCTGCACCCCGGAGAAGGTCCAGGAAGCCATCGCGATGCAGGCGGGCGGCGATCTCGTGGACATCAGGGAGGGCGATCTCAATCCCGATGTCATATCGCTGATCCCCGCGGAACTTGCATACCGCCATCAGGCGCTTCCTCTGAGCGTACACGACTCGACGATACGCGTGGCCGTCGCCGACCCGTTCAACGTCTCCGCTGCGGACGACATCCGGATGGTGACCGGGCTCTCCGTTGACCTGCTCTTCGCCGACCCTCAAGACATCCGCCGCCTTGTCGAGGAGCACTACATGCGGCGCATGATCGCCGATACTGCCGACGAGGAAGTGCAGATTCTCGAGGATTCTCAGGATGAGATCGGCGACCTCGAACGAATGGCGAAGGAAGCGACCGTCATCAAGCTGGTCAACCTGATCCTCCGCCAGGCCGTGCAGGAGCGCGCGAGCGATGTCCACGTCGAGCCGTTCGAAAAGGGTCTCCGCGTCCGCTACCGGATAGACGGCATGCTCCATGAAATCTCGACGCCCCCGAAGCGCCTTCAGTCGGCCATCATTTCCCGCCTCAAGATCATGTCGAACCTCGACATCGCGGAACGGCGGCTTCCTCAGGACGGCCGCATCAAGACCAAGATAGGCGGTCGCGAGATTGACATCCGCGTCTCCACTGTGCCGACTCTCTACGGCGAGAGCGTGGTTCTCCGCCTGCTCGACCGCAGCGCTATGAGCTACAGCCTGGAGAAGGTCGGGATGCTCGAAACCGACTTCAGACGCATCGAGAAGCTGATCACGTTGCCGCACGGGATGATACTGGCGACCGGGCCCACTGGCAGCGGGAAGACGACTACGCTCTACGGCGCGCTGCAGAGGGCTTACTCGCCTGAGAAGAAGATCATCACCATAGAGGACCCCGTCGAGTACCAACTCGACGGCGTCAACCAGATACAGGTGCACGCACGCATCGGACTAACGTTTGCCAACGGCCTGCGCCATATCCTGCGGCAGGATCCCGATATAATCATGGTCGGCGAGATACGCGACCCCGAGACGGCCGAGATCGCCATCCACTCCGCGCTAACGGGGCACCTCGTCTTCAGCACCCTGCACACGAACGACGCCGCCGGGGCCGTGACGCGCCTGCTCGAGATGGACGTGGAGCCGTACCTGGTGGCGTCGTCGGTTGAGGCGGTCGTCGGTCAACGCCTTGTCCGCCTGATCTGCCCGAACTGCCGCGAGCCCCGTCGGGATGCCGACGAAGTGCTGTCGAAGCTGCGGCAGGAAGAGGCCGAACTCGCGGGGTCTCGCGTCCTGTACAAGGGTAGAGGCTGCGAGCAGTGCAAGTACCGGGGGTACAAGGGTCGAACGGGTATCTTTGAGGTGCTCGTCGTGGACGACCGCATCAGATCTCTGGTGCTGAGCCGTGCGCCTGCGGGTGCGATTCGTGACTCGGCTTGCGATCACGGAATGACGACCCTGAGGCATGACGGATGGGCGAAGGTGCTCGCGGGCCTCACGACCGTCGAGGAGGTCGTTCGCGCGACGCAACAGGATGAGCTCGAGACGACGGACTGA
- a CDS encoding OsmC family protein: MPIRSATAEWRGNLREGNGKMKLEAWEGPYSFASRFEQGTGTNPEELIAGAHAGCFSMAFSAVLEAAGFTPNRVHTTARVTVEKDGDGFSITKSHLITEADVPSIDEAAFQKHANEAKAGCPVSRALAGVEITLEARRT, encoded by the coding sequence ATGCCTATACGATCCGCGACGGCCGAATGGAGAGGAAACCTTCGCGAGGGAAACGGCAAGATGAAGCTGGAGGCTTGGGAGGGCCCGTACAGCTTCGCCTCGCGTTTCGAGCAGGGAACGGGAACGAACCCCGAAGAACTGATCGCGGGCGCCCACGCAGGGTGCTTCAGCATGGCATTCTCGGCAGTTCTGGAAGCGGCCGGATTCACCCCGAACCGCGTTCACACGACGGCGAGAGTCACCGTCGAGAAGGACGGCGACGGTTTCAGCATCACGAAGAGCCATCTCATCACCGAGGCCGACGTGCCCAGCATTGACGAAGCCGCGTTCCAGAAACACGCAAACGAGGCCAAGGCCGGATGCCCGGTGTCGAGGGCGCTTGCCGGAGTCGAGATAACGCTGGAGGC